One stretch of Calonectris borealis chromosome 5, bCalBor7.hap1.2, whole genome shotgun sequence DNA includes these proteins:
- the SLC25A47 gene encoding solute carrier family 25 member 47 codes for MDFIAGAIGGGLSTAVGYPLDTVKVRIQTERHYNGIWHCIQETYRTEKVWGFYKGVSASVLTVSVISSVSFGTYKNFLCTICKLRYGAADAKPSKLDVSLSGGAAGAVRVVLMTPSEVAKVRMQTQRNPHPSVASPQPVSKPKYRGSLHCLKVIAKEEGFGGLYKGCSALLCRDCSSSAIYFLTYSALCDWLTPAGKNKPGFLVVLLSGGFAGVLAWGLATPMDVIKSRMQTDESDQHKYKGLIHCARESVRKEGAKVLFKGLGLNCIRAFPVNMVVFVTYEAVLRFTDHYTNKT; via the exons GTGGTCTAAGCACAGCAGTGGGTTATCCGCTGGACACAGTGAAG GTGAGAATTCAGACCGAGAGGCATTACAATGGGATTTGGCACTGCATTCAGGAAACGTACCGGACAGAAAAA GTTTGGGGATTTTACAAAGGTGTGTCTGCATCAGTCCTCACAGTATCGGTGATTTCTTCTGTGTCATTTGGCACGTACAAAAACTTCCTTTGTACCATCTGCAAGCTGCGATACGGGGCTGCAGATGCGAAGCCGTCCAAGCTGGATGTTTCTCTTTCCGGAGGTGCTGCCGGAGCCGTCCGG GTTGTGTTGATGACCCCTAGTGAAGTGGCTAAAGTTCGCATGCAGACTCAGAGGAACCCACATCCTTCCGTCGCATCTCCCCAGCCTGTTTCCAAGCCGAAGTACCGAGGGTCTCTGCACTGTCTGAAGGTGATCGCCAAGGAGGAAGGTTTTGGGGGTCTCTACAAGGGCTGCTCTGCGTTACTCTGCAGGGATTGCTCCTCTTCTGCAATATATTTCCTTACCTATTCTGCTCTGTGTGACTGGCTCACACCAGCTGGGAAAAATAAACCAG GTTTCCTCGTTGTGCTGCTTTCTGGTGGTTTCGCTGGAGTCCTGGCCTGGGGATTAGCTACTCCCATGGATGTCATCAAATCACGGATGCAAACAGATGAATCGGACCAGCACAAGTACAAAGGCCTCATCCACTGTGCTAGAGAAAGTGTAAGAAAGGAGGGTGCAAAAGTGCTTTTCAAAGGACTGGGTTTGAATTGCATTCGTGCCTTTCCTGTGAACATGGTGGTGTTTGTAACGTATGAAGCTGTACTGAGATTTACAGATCATTATACAAACAAAACATAG